Within Burkholderia diffusa, the genomic segment ACGGCCACCGAGCAGATGGCCGGTATATCCGTTGCGCTGGGCGCGCATTTGGCGGAAGCGCGTTCGACAGCCGAGGTCGCACGCGACACCGATATCTGGGTCGACCAGTTGCACGGGCATCCGAACATGGATCTGGCGATCTACGATGCGGCCGGCACGCGCATCGTCGGCACGCCGGGGTTCCGGACCTACGCGCCGCTGCTGTCGAAGGACGCTGGCCGTATTCCGGTATCCGTCGCGCCGCCCGGCATGCGGCACCAGTATCTGGTGATGACCGTGCCGCTCGCCGGCGCGGGCGCGCCCGTCGTGCGCGTCGCGGTGCAGTACGACCGCAGCGCCGACGTGCGGCTGCTGCGCACGCATGCATACACGATCGTCGTGATCGAGGTGTTCGGCGTCGTGCTGGCGGCCGCGATCGCATACGGCATCGCGGCGCTTGGCCTGAGCCCGCTGCGGCGCTTCGCGGCCCGGGCCGAGCAAATGTCGACGAGCAGGCTGGCCCATCCGCTGCCCGAACTCGATACGTCCGGCGAACTGAAGGAACTGGAACATGCATTCAACGGGATGCTAGCCCGCCTGAACGAATCCTTCACGCGCCTGAGCCAGTTCTCGTCGAATCTCGCGCACGACATGCGCACGCCGCTCACGAATCTGCAGGCGGCCGCGCAGGTCGTGCTGTCGCAGCCGCGCAGCGCGGACGAATACCGGAGCGTGATCGAGTCGAGCATCGACGAGTATCAGCGGCTGTCGAGGATGATCGAGGACATGCTGTTTCTCGCGCGCTCGGAGCAGGCCGGCACGTCGATCGACGTGCGACGGCTCGATGCGGCCGAGGAAGCGTCGCGTGTCGCCGGCTACTACGAGCCGCTTGCGGAGGATGCGGGCGTGACCGTGAAGGTGGACGGCTACGCATGGGTCGATGCGGATCTCACGTTGTACCAGCGCGCGTTGAGCAACCTGCTGTCCAATGCGCTCGCGTATGCGCCGCGCGGCAGCGTCGTGACGATCGATTGTTCGGAACAGGCCGGGGCGACGACGATCGCCGTATCGGATACGGGGCCGGGCATTGATGCGCAGCATGTCGCGCGGATTTTCGAGCGCTTCTATCGCGTCGATCCGTCGCGACACAATTCGGCGTCGGGGACGGGCCTCGGCCTCGCCATCGTCCGGTCGATCATGGACAACCATGGCGGCGAATGCGGCGTCGACAGCGATCCCGGCCGGCGCACGACATTCTGGCTGCGCTTTCCGCAGCGTCCGCCGGTCGCGTCGAATGCGGTGCCGGCCGTCCATGCTTGAGATCTCACGCTGGCACGGCCGTGTGTTCGCCGCGATGCGGTGGCGCGCCGCACGCTGCCCGCGATTGTGCAGCCGCGGCCGCGCCTGACCGGCATCAGCGGGTCGCGAGGCTGTCGTGATTGTCGGCCTGCGGCGACTTCTCGCCGGCGTGCACCGAAATCCCGTGAAGCTCCTTGTTGCGCGCGACGATCTCGCTGGTCGGCGGGTACTGCGTCTTGCTCGTCGGCACCGTGCCGTCGTGCTGCGCCTGCTTCAGTTCGGTGACGACTTCCGAGCGGGTCTTGCCCTGCGTCTGCGTTTGCGTTTGTGCGAATGCGGCTTGCGTCGCGATGCCGAGCGACAACGTCGCGGCGACGAACAGGGCAGCGAGTTTTACCGTTTTCATGGAGCTCTCCTTGATGAGGCCGCCGGGTGGCGATCCATGGAACCAGTATGCGAAAGCAGCCGAGCGTCGCCGTGATCGGCAGATGAAAAATCCGTCAGATTGCGTGGCGGTGTGGAACGTGCGTGGCGGCCGACATGACGCAATCGTCATGTTCGGGTCATGTGTGCGATGAGCGGGAAGCGGAGCATGGCGCGTGCCTGCGACCGATGGTGTCGACGGCATGCACACCGTTCGCCGCGCCGGCATGGAAGGCGGGCGATCTCGTTTCGATTTTCCGCTCCGGACCAAACCGTGGATCGTCCCGCCATTCGCCTGTCGTTGCTCGCCCTGCTGATCGCCCCGTTGGTCGCGGGGTGCGCTTTATTTCCTCCGGATGGCGAAACGGTCGGATCGCCGGCACCGAAAGCCATGCGCGATGCGGTGCCCACCGGACTGATGCCCGGCGAGCAGATCGACTATGCGGGGCATCGCTGCGGCAATCCGAACTTCTACGTGAAAGTGCATCCGTGCCTGTTTCCGAGGCGGTGATCGGCCGTACGTGAGAGAAACAGAATTCGTCGCGGATTTTCGAGGAACGCGGGCAAGAACGCCGGTGCTCGGCCAGTATCTGTCATTCTCTGGCAGGCGCCCGCAGACGCTCGACCAGTCGCTTCTCGGTACACGCTGACGTTCAGTTGCAAACCGCGCTCGTCGTGCCATCGCGCCAATGCCGCTTGTGTTCGTCACCTCCGTGACTAGACTGGAACGATACCGCCCGGACCTGCTTCATCGGCCGCTGGCCGTCGCGATTCTGCGAACCGCTGGCACTCGCGTAAGTTGCATCGATCAGGATGGCATATGAAATGCTCTAATCTGGCGCCAGCAAAGAGCATGGCGTCGAGACTGGCAGGGAGCGCCTTCGCGGCCTCGGTTCTGTTGGCGACCTCCGTGTCTTTCACGTCAGGACATGCCGAACCGGTCGTCATGGGGCCGCTCAGCGTCGACGGATCGCTCGTCGTCCTCGGGCCGGTTACTGTCGACGGCTCGCTGACGGTGGCCGGTGACGTCTTCGCCCGCGGCCCGATCACCGCGGCCTCGATTGAACGGATTCCTCCTGACGGTCATGCCATACGCCGACGTCAGGGAGAAAATACGTTTCACGGTCCTCTTACCGTGCATGGCGCGCTGACCGTGCACGGTGATCTGGAAGCACATGGCCCGATCACCGTTGGCGGCCCCGTCAGCACCGTTGGGAAAGTTGGCGCTGAGGGTCCGATTACGGAGCGTCGTTGAATACGTGCAAGGCCAGATGTTCTGACGGCCTGCAACACCCTGTTGACTCGGCGGTCGGTTGACACATTTCGCGGAATGCGCGCTAGAAGCGTTCGAGGTAACGGCGATGCGCTCGAGTTCGGCCGGTTTCCGACATTGGGTCGCCAGCACTGAATCGACGACAACTGGTAAATTTCCCGAAACACAGGCGCATGGAGGGCTGCGTGTCCATTGGTGTCAGTGGCACGGAGGGCTACGCGGAGAATGCGCCATTGCTCATCGAGCAATGGCGGGACATTTCGTTTGCGGAGCATCACGCGTGCATCATGCATCTCGTTCCGATGGCGCCATCCTGCATCCTCGACGTCGGGGCCGGTATCGGAACCGACGCTGCTGCGTTGGCAACGATGGGGCATTCGGTCGTAGCCGTCGAACCGGTAGACGCGCTACGGGTTGCAGGAATGCGGCAGCATCCGTCTCCCCGGATTGACTGGCTGGACGATAGCCTTCCGGATCTCGCGATACTGCGTTCCAGGCGAAATGAATTTCACTTTGTAATGCTATCCGCTGTCTGGATGCACCTTGACGAGCACGAACGTCGCCGCGCGATGCCGAATGTCAGCGCTCTTCTTTGCGATGGTGCAGTTCTTGTCATGTCCTTGCGCCACGGCCCCGTTCCCGCAGGCCGACGGATGTTCGATGTTTCGGCCGCGGAGACGATGCAACTCGCGAATGCTAATGGCCTGCGAACTGTAATGAACGTTCAGACCGAATCCTCTCAGCGAGGAAATCGACGCATGGGCGTGACGTGGAGTCGCCTGGTTTTCGCCAAGGACGATGGGTAGGGCCACCGGGAAGCTCGGAATTTCCGCACGAGTTACCGCTGTCAGGAACACGATGAATGTCGGCTTCGGCCAGAGTCGCCGGTCGCACGTCGCAGGGTCGGGCGTGACCACGACCGATGGCGGTTGTCATCCCGGTTCGGTCACGCGCGTGACGGTTTGCCTATCCCGCCATCCGGTCATTTGCGGGCGCCATCGGACAAGTGACCGATGGCGCCGGCTGATGCATGGCGGCGCGCGACCGTCGATACTGCGCACGCGAGATGACATCCGTGACGTGCCGATCGGGCTCGATATCGGTGAACGCGTCGATGTCGGCCATGACGTCCGCCGCCTCCGCGGACGCAAACGCCGCATCCAGCGCGGCTCGGTCCGTGAAGCGGCACATCGCCACGACGATCAGTTCGCTGTCCTTTCGTGCCGGGAAAAAAGCATCGACATATTCGAGTCCGTACTGCTTCAAGGATTTTTCCACGAGTGGAATGTGTTGCTCGACGTAGTAACGGGAATCGAACCGCGTGCCTGCGGCTCGGCGATACGAAACGACGAGATACATAAGAACCCTCCGGGTCGCACTGATGCAACGATGAATGTCGAGACGGGCGACTACGGCCGATCGCGTTCAGGGCCGAAGCGCGGCAGGGCGGCTGCCCGCACCGAGGTCCGCTGGGGGGAGGTGCGAGCGAGCGAGATGCCGAGCGCGGTGCCGGCGGCGAGGAACAACGAAATCGAGAGAAGCGCGACGATGAACGCATGCGCAATGGCGGCCGGATCCTGCCGCGTGCCGAGGGCCGTATAGAAAATGCCGCCGATGATCGCGACGCTGAGCGACGTGCTGACCTGCAGCGTCGAACTGGCGATGCCGGCGATCATGCCGGAAAGCGCCGGTGCGACGCGCCCGGTCACCATGCGCATCAGCGTGGGCAGCGCGAGCCCCTGTCCGAAACCGATGACGAACAGCGCGGCGGTGAGTGGCACGGACGCAAGCGGCATCCCGATCGGCGTGGCATCGATCAACCATGCGAGGCCGACCAGCCCGGCGACCTCCAGCCCCATGCCGAACGGATTGACGTAAGCGCCGATGAGACGCGCGCAGAACGGCGTCGACAATGGGCCGAGCAGGAACCCCACGCCGAATGGCAGGAACACGAGGCCCGCGCTCAGCGCGTCGACGTGTAACGCATTCTGCAGATACACGGAGAACAGCAGGAAGAATGCACCGATCGCGTACAGCAGCAGCGCGATCAGCAACGCCCGTCCCAGCCCCGGCGCGCGCAGCGCGGCCGGATCGAGCAGCGGTGCGCCGCCACGGCTACCCAACCGGCGCTCGTAGCGCCAGAAGGACGCGGCGAGGGCCGGCACCGCGAGCAGCGACACCCATGCCCAGACGGGCCAGCCTGCTTCGCGTCCCTCGATCAGCGGCACGATCAGCGCGCCCAGCGTCAGCATCGACAGCGCTGTACCGCCGAGGTCGAGCTTGCGAGCATGCTGCGCACGCGTTTCCTTCAACAGCGGAATTCCGAACAGCACGACCAGAATCGCCAGCGGCAGATTGACGAGGAAGATCGTGCGCCAACCCAGGTTCAACAGGTTCAGCGAGATCAGGATCCCGCCCAGCGCTTGCCCGACCACGGCGGCGAGGCCGAACACCGCGCCATACAAGCTGAGTGCTAACGGCTTTTCCGTTTCCGGGAAGATCGCCTGGATCGAAGCGAGCGCCTGCGGCGCCATGATCGCGGCCGTCACACCCTGCAATGCGCGACCGGCGATGAGCGTCCACGGCGAGCTCGCGAGGCCGCATAGTGTTGAGGCCGTCGCAAATCCGATCAACCCGAGAAAGAACATACGGCCGCGGCCGAACAGGTCGCCCAAGCGCCCGCCGGTGATCAGCGTCACGGCGTACAGGCCGGCATACGACGAAATGACCAGTTGCTCGGCGGACGACGACGCGCCCAGCTCCGCGCGGATCGATGGCAGCGCGACGTTGATGATGAAGAAGTCCAGCGGTGGCAGGAACGCGCCGACGAGCAGGACCGAAAACATGGCCCAGCGACGCGGGTCGGGCGAGACGGGATCATTTCGTGACATGGACGGGTCTCAATAAGGAACCAAATGGTTCCAAAGTGGGTAAAAAAATTCAGTCGAGGAGGCGCATCGTGCGGTCGACCAGGGCGAGCATGTCGGGCTCCGGCACGCCGGTTTTCCCCAGCACGCGCATGCCCTCGACCTGGCAGACGAGCAAACGCGCCAGCACCTGTTCGTCTTGCTCGGCGATCTCGCCGCTCGCCTGGCCGCGGACGATCGCGCCTGCATAGAGCTGCTGCAGGCGCCGGAACATTCGTCCCGTGCGCTCCGCGACATCTGCGTCGCGTGCGGCCAGTTCGGTGGTCATCGCGATCGCCAGGCATCCCCGCCGGCCGGCCTCGCCGACGGACAGGCGCGCATAGCGCAGCAGCGAGTCGCGAATCGCATCCTTCACGGGGCCGGGTTGCGACAGGATGTCCGCGGTCTCCTTTAGCCCGTTGGCCATGTACAGGTCGAGCGCCGCCAGCAGCAACGCCTTCTTGTCGCCGAATGCCTTGTAGAGACTGCCGCGCGACAGGCCCGTGCCGGCCATCAGGTCGGGCAGGGACGCGCCTTCATATCCACGGTCCCAGAAAACGTCCATCGCGTCGCGCGCGGCATCGCCAAGTTCGAATTCGCGGGGGCGGCCCACGCCAGCCGGATTTGCCATCGATCAGTTTCGCAAACGATGCGGTGCTTGAAAGTAGAGGCGATTATATGGACTGATCGGTTCCGATGTCAATGCGCGTGTGTCGCCGGGCGCGGCGATGGCCGTCCTCGCGGACGGCCCGGATATCGTACGGTCAGACTTTCGTGTTCGGCGAGCACCTGCGCCGGGGCGAACTGTGTCGCTGCAGCCGGCCTACCGTGCCACTGAGTTAGCGATCCAGGCGGTTCATCCGAGCGCGCGACGCATACCACCTGGAGTGCGTCGCTTTGTCGATTACCTCACTGAAGCGTTGGGCGAGGAATCCCTCGGGATCGAGTGGCGAAGCTTTGAAAGAGCGGTGGATGGTCATGCGTCACCGGCGTGGCTGCGTGCTGCCAGGACGCCATCCATGTAGTTTCGTCTGCGATCGGCTGTTCAGGGGCGATTGGCGCTGGTCGCGCGTTGCAGGGCGGCGGCCGGCGCCGGCCGCGTTCGGCCAAAAAGCGACATTAGTTCGCGGCGTCGCCACGACATTCGAGAGTCAGCTCCACTCCGCAAGGGTGGTCATTTAAATCCCGAGGGTCTCCATCAAGTCATCGGCATTTTCGTCCATTGAGAAGCCTGAGTTTTACGTTTGCAATGTGACGGAACACTGATGGTGCGGGCACGATGATGCCGGACAACAGTTTCCTGCATCGGCGAACTCACAATCCCGACCATTTGACGCATTGCACGTCTCGGTGAGGCCCGCTTGAACCCCCGGACTGGGGCGCACGGTCCCATTCACTGTTTTCAGTGCGCGTCTATCGTCGATCAAACACTTCGTTCGATCCATTGCGCTGGCAATCCACGCTGGTGCACGACCGTGACCGGTCCAGGTCGCGCCAGCCTTTCGATCGCGGTATTTCGCCGAAACTGCAGCCTTGTCAATTGCCTTTATAGCCGGTCTGCGCCGCGCTTTTTTGTCGCCAAGTGCGCTAAAGACGCACGACTTTATGCCGTTAACCTCTATTCGTGTGCTGAGACCGGCAAATTAACTCCGGTCTAGCGCTTGCCGGTCGAATAGGTAGAGAGGCCTGGCTTTCGGATCTATATAAGGACTTGAATGACGATTCGCAGCCCCATCGTGCTGGGCGTGGCCCTATGTGTTTCGGGATGTGCCATTAACCCGCAAACTGGTCAACCGGAAGTTGTTGCTTCCGTTAAAAGCCAGTTCAACAGCATTTTCAATAACGAAGACCCGTGCTCAAACAATGGTCGCAATATTGGCATTGCCGTTGGTGCGGTGGCCGGCGGTGTAATCGGTTATCTGGCGCACGGCGCAAAAGGTGCTGCAGCTGGCGTCGTAATCGGGGCGGGCGGTGGCTTCCTGGTCGGCCACACGCTAGACGCTCGCCGGTGCGAACTGTACAGGATCGCGCAGGCGAATGGTTTGAAACTGGCATCGGCCCCAATCACTCAGGCGAAGCCAGGAGTTGCCAATTCTGCCGACAAACCAGTGACAATTGGCCTCGACGTCCAGCTCGAAAACAAATCCGACGAGTTCGTCGCGGGCACCGCGGAATTGACTCCGCATGCACGCAAATACCTGGCGCAAATCGCCACCCAGTACTCACCGAAAACGCTACTGGCAGCGCTGCCCTCGAACGCGACGCCCGAGCAGCGCGCGCAGGTAGGGTCACGCAGAGTGCTGATCGTCGGACACACCGACGAAAACGATACGTCGCTCGGCGCGGATCCTGCGACGCTTTCACAGCAACGAGCGAAAGCTGTCGCCAAGGTGTTTGCGGATCAGGGCGTGCCTGTCCAGAACATCTTCTACCAAGGCGCGGGCGACACGCTACCGATCGCCCCGAATACGACAGATCAGGGCCGCGAGGAAAACCAGCGCGTGCAGATTGTTGATGTTCCAACGGAAAAGGACCTGCAACAATTCCTGTCTGCCCGCACGGCTGACCCGGCAAACTATCGCTTCGCCAACGCAAACACGGTGTCCCCGCAAGGGACGTCTTCGGGCGAGCGCACTAACACGATCACTCCCACGTCCGCTACCCACGCGACAACGGGCCAAACAACCATCAAACGGCGATCGAAGCCGACGACCGTCGCGAAAGCAGGCAGCGCGAACAACATCAAGACGGAAGTTAGCGCAAGCCCAACGGTCGCATCCACTGCTGCGCCTGCTTCCGTAGCCCCGCCGCAGGCCACAGTAGCTGTTCGCGATGCAGGATCGGGTTTCGACTTCGGCGGCACGCCAACTGCAGGTAGGGGGATTCCGGTGCGCCTCGGTTCGGCTCCGGCAAAGTCGTCGTCGTTCAGTCTGATCGGCAATGCGAACGCCGACTCCCCCATGACTCTCAACTCGTGCCTGGGCGATCGTCCGCACGTTACATCAGCCGTGCGTAATCTCGCCACTGACCAGGTGCTGAACGTTCGCGATTACCTGCCGGGCTTTTACGGCGCGCCATGGACAGCTGGACTTGGCGGCAACTTGATTGCGCTGCTCGACGTACGCGTGCCTAGTGATGCAGGCAGCCCCGTACCCGAGCCAGAACTCAAAATCTATAAAGACTACAGCGGCAACGTAAGCCAGAAACCCTCGTACTCCGCCCGGGTTCCCGTCAACGTGTATCGCGGCAGTGACGCTACGCTCTATCGGGTTTTCGTAAGGGGACCGATGCAGTGCATGGATCTGGTTGTCCCGGTCAGCAAGCCTCGCGCGACGGGCAACGTCTACTATACGAACCGATCGGTGGACTACACCGCGTCGGGCAACTTCGCACTTCGTTAAAACCAGCTAACCACTAACAACCAATAACCCCGGGGCCCGAACGTGACAACCGATTTTCTCCAGGCTTTAGTCTCCTCGATCGTGTGGTCGCTGCCACTTCTGATTGCGGCTGTCGTGACACTCTTTTTCGTGTGGAAGCGCTATACCGACGACCTCTGGTGGGCTGATTTCTGGGTGTGCGTCCCGCTGGTTGGCAAAATGCGCCGCTGGAAACAGCAAACCCACGGCATTGAAAATATAGCGACGTGGAAGGACGCCGGCCTGCCGCCCGCAGAAGAATCGCTGTGCTCCACCTATATCGACAAGCTGCCGAAAGTGGATCAAAGGGTGTTCGAGCGCGCGAGCGAATATCTCAAGATTACTCACCAGAATGGACGCTCGCCGATGTCGGCGTTCATGTTTGTCGCACTGATCCTGTTGACGATCGCGGAAGCGGCCGGTACAGGAATGCTGATCGCGCCTTTCGTCGCCAGCGAAATCACCGGTAATCAGATGGTCTGGATTGGCTATGTGATTGCAACCGTGATGGCCGTCGGTCTGCTCGGATTGACTCATGCGGCAGGCTCCGCGGTGTACAAGCGCTCCGCTATCAAAAAGGCGCTCGGCTCCGTCAATGCGACGGTTGAAGGTTATACGGGTCACAAGATCAGCAGCGGCGACGACCAGCAGGTCGACAAGGATGCATCGCCCAAGGTGCGCTTCGGCAGCCGCGTGCTGGAAGGTGCGCACGATCGCGGCAGCCTCGTCGTGCCGATCGTTGCCATTACGTTGCTCGCCGTTCTTCTGATCGGCATCACGTGGATGCGGATCAAAGGTTTGCAGATCGAGATGACCAATCATGTCGCCGACCACGGTCAATTGGCAACAAGCGGGGGCAGCAATCCTTTCCCTGCCGTGCCGGGTCTCGATGCGTCGACACCGATGCCGACCGATGTGGCCGACTCGTCACGCGCTGCGCAGCAGACCGTCGACCACGAACTGAGCAGTGAGATGTTTAGCCAGGGCATCGCTGGCGCAATCGTCCTCGCAATCATCTATGTGATCACGCAGGCACTTGGATTTTTTCAGGCATTCGGCAGTTCGTTCATCGGTGACGGCAAGAACGCCTATCGGCAGACATTCGGCCATACCAGCTTTCAGAGCTACCAGGCGAAGCACATCAAGCCTGCCCTCGATCGAGGCAACATGCGGTTGACAGAACTTCGTTCGCACCTCGGTCGTGAAGTGCCGAAGTACCGCGAATACGTATCGAAAGTCAGTTGCAGCGACTACTACAGACGCAAGGTGGAAGAGGAAACGGCTCTCACACCAGCCGCTCGCCACACGCAACAAAGCGATGTCGTTCCTGTATCCCGTGCTGTTGGGCAATCCGCGCAACAGTCCGCGCCACAGGAATCCGTCAATGTCGTACAGGCGGCGGAAACACTCCCGCTCTTCAGCGACGTCGCACGAATCGCGGAACGTATTCTCGATGAGCCCGATCAGGAACGCCGCAAGGTGATTCTCGACATCGCCGCCGAGGATTCGGTCGAACGTCGCAGTTCGATCCTCTCCGCCGTTCAAGCCCTCAAGGCGCACCGCAAGGCTGCCGCCGAACAGGCGCGTCTCGAAGACGACATCCTCGGGGACATCTGATGCGCCGATCGATCCAGGTACTGCGCTCCTTCGCCTTCGGCGCCTGCCTCGCGTTGTCGGCTGCACTGCCCGCTCACGCGGGCCTGACGAACGACGTCCCCAGTTGCTATGCGGCCAACAAGATCGCTCCGCCGCAAGCCCCGTACGATCAGTTCATCTATGTGCTGATCGACCAGACTGTGTTGCTCGACGCCACGTTGCAGAAATCCGTGCTCGACAACGTTCAGTCAATGCTGAAGCCCGGTACGAAGTTCGTCATCGCTGAGTTTTCGGCCTTTTCGCAAGGGCACTATTTGAATGTGCTGCATACAGGCGTCATCGAGCGTCCGATTCCTCCCGCCGAGGAAAGTAATGTCGTGATGAGACGCCTGCGGGATTTCCACACCTGCATGCAGCAGCAACTGGTGTATGGCCAGCGACTCGCGGTAGCAACGACCGCACAGGTACTGAAGTCGGGGACATCGAACCTGGATCAGTCGGATATTCTGATGGCACTGAAGAGCGTGTCACCCGCCGTGGCCCAGGAAAAGGTCGCGCGCAAGCTGGTCTTCGTCGTCACGGACGGGCTGGAGAACTCAAGTGTGACCAGCTTCTATGCGCGTAATGCCGTGCGACACATCAATCCCGACGTCGAACTTAAGAAGGTGCAGGACAATAATCTCTTTGGTGATTTCGGCTCAACGCGAATCTATGTCCTCGGAGGCGGTGTCATGCCGCCGGCCGCCAGCGGATCGACGTCCGAGCGTAACGGCTATCGAGACCCGAAGACATTGCTGGACCTGAAGCGGTTCTGGAGCGGGTATTTTTCGCGCTCGAACGCGCGGCTCGTCGAGTTTGGCGAGCCTGCGCTGCTTGAGCCGCTGTCTTGGTAGCCACGTGGCAACGGTTCGATGGCATCACGGCCGGCGAGCGGTCGCTTGCCGGCCACAAACGGCCGTTCGACACAGCTTTTTAGATCGTCGACAATCGGTGCAGATAAGGGCGTAGGCTTTAGCGGTTACCGTCGATCAGATCGTTCAGCAGCGCATCGAACGCGGCCTGTGCGTCTTCAAGTTCCTGCAGGGCGGCATCAAAGGTTTGCAGCGCGAACGGCGAAGGCTCGCCGCTGCCTTGCGGCGGAAATTGCTTCTGCATCGAGGCGAACGTACTCTGCACGCGCAGCGTGGCGGCCACCATGCGCTCCATCGCCTGGGTTTCTTCGGCTCGGGCCTGTTCCGGATTCATTCCTCTCTCCTTGGATGGTTTTCTTGAAGACCAGATCGTACACGCGGTGTCCGTTCTTGCCGCCCTTTGCAGACCGGCTCCGTTGAAGGTTCCAACGGCACGCTGCGGGAGAAGCGATTTAATCGGGAATGATTGCGCAGTCGCGCCGAGGCCAAGATACTCATCGAGCGTGGCTACAAAATCCCGCCGCAGGTCACAACGATTGGCCGCTTTGGATAAATCTGAAGGGCCGTTCAGGGTCGGCAACCGACACACCAAACAATTCCGCAAAGAACAAAAAAAGCCCGGCACTCACAGTGTCCGGGCCCAACGCGTAATCGCGCTGTGCGACAGCGATACGCTTGCGTGGTTTGCAACGGGGGCATCCCCGTCACGCATTCGATGGTAGCGACACGCTTCATCGCAAGCCTGACCCGAAGATGAAATTTTCGTCATGCGCGCGCCCGAGCGTTGCCGCTGCCCCGATCGGAAGCGATGGCGCAGCCTGAGATTGACGATCCTTGCGCCGTCTGCGTACCGCCGTCGAGCGTCCATTGCTCTCCGTTGCCTGATGGTTGAAGAAGCGCGAGCGATGACGAAACCGTCATCCCGCGTTCACGATCGCGCACCACCGCCGGATCAATCTTTGAACACCCGTTACCCATTCCGGACAAGGAGCGAAGCTCATGCACATTGGACGCCCAGTGATTTCGATCGCCGTAGCCGCGCTGGCGATCGCCGCTTTCTCGCAGTCGGCCGCCGCGCAGTCCCGGACCCGACAGGAAGTGCGCCAGGAACTGCTGCGCGCCCGCCACGAAGGCGTGATCCCGAGTCCGAAGCACGACTACCCGCCGAATCCGGCCACCATTGCGCGCAATCAGCAAATCCATCGCTCGACGGTGCATCGCGGTGAATCGGCGCCGCTCGTCGATGCGCACGACAACGGCTTCGCGCTGCGTTGATATGTTTTCGGGGAGAAGCGAATGATGCGCAACATGATGAAAGCGATCGTACTGGCCGCATCCCTGACGGCGTCGACCGTGATGGCAGCCGGCTGGCCGGAGCGTGCGTTGTCGCATGCACCGGAGCACGAAGTTGGCCGGCGCGCGAGCGAAAGGATGCGCTGCGAGTTCTCGATCGTGCCGGCGGGCGAGTGGAGCGCGACGTTTGCGCGCGGGCAATGCGAAGTCGGCAACGGACTGCTGACGTTCCTGCCTGTCGATGCGGGTGGCGCGCCCGCGCCTCTCGCCGAGCAGCGGATCATGCTCCGGGAGGTCCGCACGGCGTCGCATCGATCACGCAAATTGAAGGAGCAACTGCAACTGACCACGCGCGACGAGGTGATTGCGCTGAACGTGCTGACCGACGACTGCCGCCGCAAGTCGCGCGAACATGCGATCGACCTGTGGACGGCTTTGCGCAACGAGGGCGTGACGCCCGTCAACGGCACACGCATCGTCGAGACGTATCCGACGGCCGCGACGACGTGGTGAAGCTCGCGCGTCAGCCAGCCTTCACCGAACCTTCGATCAGGAAGAACACGATGAAGCCGGTGAAGAATGCGGCGGTCGCAAATGGCGTCTCGGGCACTTCGTGCGCTTCGACGAGCAGTTCCTCGGTAACGAGGTAGAGCAGCGCGACCGTGCCGAGCCCGAGCAGCGCCGCGTAGAGGTTCGCGGGCAGTCCCGCGAACACCGCATTGCCGACGACGGCCGCGAGACTCAGCAGCGCGGCCAGCGCAAC encodes:
- a CDS encoding TetR/AcrR family transcriptional regulator, which translates into the protein MANPAGVGRPREFELGDAARDAMDVFWDRGYEGASLPDLMAGTGLSRGSLYKAFGDKKALLLAALDLYMANGLKETADILSQPGPVKDAIRDSLLRYARLSVGEAGRRGCLAIAMTTELAARDADVAERTGRMFRRLQQLYAGAIVRGQASGEIAEQDEQVLARLLVCQVEGMRVLGKTGVPEPDMLALVDRTMRLLD
- a CDS encoding heavy metal sensor histidine kinase → MIARLLPRTLRGRLTTLIILSTSVILASSGVALYEALSNRIETTATEQMAGISVALGAHLAEARSTAEVARDTDIWVDQLHGHPNMDLAIYDAAGTRIVGTPGFRTYAPLLSKDAGRIPVSVAPPGMRHQYLVMTVPLAGAGAPVVRVAVQYDRSADVRLLRTHAYTIVVIEVFGVVLAAAIAYGIAALGLSPLRRFAARAEQMSTSRLAHPLPELDTSGELKELEHAFNGMLARLNESFTRLSQFSSNLAHDMRTPLTNLQAAAQVVLSQPRSADEYRSVIESSIDEYQRLSRMIEDMLFLARSEQAGTSIDVRRLDAAEEASRVAGYYEPLAEDAGVTVKVDGYAWVDADLTLYQRALSNLLSNALAYAPRGSVVTIDCSEQAGATTIAVSDTGPGIDAQHVARIFERFYRVDPSRHNSASGTGLGLAIVRSIMDNHGGECGVDSDPGRRTTFWLRFPQRPPVASNAVPAVHA
- a CDS encoding H-NS histone family protein, yielding MEVNGIKSCVFSALGDKKARRRPAIKAIDKAAVSAKYRDRKAGATWTGHGRAPAWIASAMDRTKCLIDDRRALKTVNGTVRPSPGVQAGLTETCNASNGRDCEFADAGNCCPASSCPHHQCSVTLQT
- a CDS encoding DUF4148 domain-containing protein, yielding MKTVKLAALFVAATLSLGIATQAAFAQTQTQTQGKTRSEVVTELKQAQHDGTVPTSKTQYPPTSEIVARNKELHGISVHAGEKSPQADNHDSLATR
- a CDS encoding EthD family reductase, whose product is MYLVVSYRRAAGTRFDSRYYVEQHIPLVEKSLKQYGLEYVDAFFPARKDSELIVVAMCRFTDRAALDAAFASAEAADVMADIDAFTDIEPDRHVTDVISRAQYRRSRAAMHQPAPSVTCPMAPANDRMAG
- a CDS encoding class I SAM-dependent methyltransferase, whose amino-acid sequence is MSIGVSGTEGYAENAPLLIEQWRDISFAEHHACIMHLVPMAPSCILDVGAGIGTDAAALATMGHSVVAVEPVDALRVAGMRQHPSPRIDWLDDSLPDLAILRSRRNEFHFVMLSAVWMHLDEHERRRAMPNVSALLCDGAVLVMSLRHGPVPAGRRMFDVSAAETMQLANANGLRTVMNVQTESSQRGNRRMGVTWSRLVFAKDDG
- a CDS encoding MFS transporter, translated to MSRNDPVSPDPRRWAMFSVLLVGAFLPPLDFFIINVALPSIRAELGASSSAEQLVISSYAGLYAVTLITGGRLGDLFGRGRMFFLGLIGFATASTLCGLASSPWTLIAGRALQGVTAAIMAPQALASIQAIFPETEKPLALSLYGAVFGLAAVVGQALGGILISLNLLNLGWRTIFLVNLPLAILVVLFGIPLLKETRAQHARKLDLGGTALSMLTLGALIVPLIEGREAGWPVWAWVSLLAVPALAASFWRYERRLGSRGGAPLLDPAALRAPGLGRALLIALLLYAIGAFFLLFSVYLQNALHVDALSAGLVFLPFGVGFLLGPLSTPFCARLIGAYVNPFGMGLEVAGLVGLAWLIDATPIGMPLASVPLTAALFVIGFGQGLALPTLMRMVTGRVAPALSGMIAGIASSTLQVSTSLSVAIIGGIFYTALGTRQDPAAIAHAFIVALLSISLFLAAGTALGISLARTSPQRTSVRAAALPRFGPERDRP